The Blautia hydrogenotrophica DSM 10507 genome window below encodes:
- a CDS encoding ABC transporter ATP-binding protein has product MELTVDRLTKQFKNKIAVDRVSLTLRPGVCGLLGANGAGKTTFMRMLCGVLKPTSGTVTFQGQDVSTEEYRKNLGYLPQDFGYYPEFTGRDFLIYLSVLKGMDKRSARNRSQELLETVGLEEKGKKKIKTYSGGMKQRLGIAQALLNRPKILVLDEPTAGLDPKERVRFRRLLERLGKESIVLLSTHIVSDLERIADRILLMQDGRLTFDGPLESVGEQLEEFYLEKFGEDDL; this is encoded by the coding sequence ATGGAATTGACAGTAGACCGACTGACAAAACAGTTTAAAAATAAGATTGCCGTGGACCGGGTATCTTTGACTTTGAGACCAGGGGTATGTGGCCTTTTGGGGGCCAACGGAGCGGGAAAGACAACATTTATGAGGATGCTGTGCGGCGTTTTGAAGCCCACCAGCGGAACGGTGACGTTCCAGGGACAGGATGTGTCCACGGAAGAATACCGGAAGAACTTAGGTTATCTTCCGCAGGATTTCGGTTATTATCCAGAGTTCACCGGACGAGATTTTCTGATCTATTTATCCGTGCTGAAAGGGATGGATAAGCGGTCGGCTAGGAACCGGAGTCAAGAACTACTGGAGACCGTAGGGTTAGAAGAGAAAGGGAAAAAGAAAATTAAGACTTATTCCGGAGGAATGAAGCAGAGGCTGGGAATTGCTCAGGCGCTTTTGAACCGTCCTAAAATTCTAGTGTTAGATGAACCGACGGCGGGGCTGGACCCAAAAGAACGAGTACGCTTCCGCAGACTGCTGGAACGGCTGGGAAAGGAGAGTATTGTGCTGCTGTCTACACATATTGTCTCGGATTTGGAGAGAATCGCGGATCGGATTTTACTGATGCAGGATGGGAGACTGACCTTTGACGGCCCTTTGGAGTCCGTGGGGGAACAGTTGGAAGAGTTCTATCTGGAAAAATTTGGGGAGGATGACTTATGA
- a CDS encoding PhzF family phenazine biosynthesis protein: protein MRQYIVDAFTDKIFSGNPAAICILDNWISEEMMKNITIENNLSETAFAVKEGKQYHLRWFTPEGEINLCGHATLACAFVILTQLEKDKDCVVFSTLSGELAVTRKGELFEMDFPAYELKPVSVTPEITDAIQAVPKEVWMGRDLLCILDGEDAVKSLVPDLDKIKKLDGLLLHVTAQGTDTDCVSRTFAPKCGVSEDPVCGSGHCHIIPYWTKTLQKNTLTSYQASRRGGTLYCRMEGDRVILSGKAALYSVAELFIH from the coding sequence ATGAGACAATATATTGTTGACGCTTTTACGGACAAAATATTCTCTGGAAACCCTGCTGCTATCTGTATTCTGGACAACTGGATTTCTGAAGAAATGATGAAAAATATAACCATTGAAAACAATCTTTCCGAGACTGCTTTTGCCGTAAAAGAAGGAAAACAGTACCATCTACGCTGGTTCACACCGGAAGGCGAAATCAACCTCTGCGGACATGCAACCCTGGCCTGTGCCTTTGTTATTTTAACTCAATTGGAAAAAGATAAAGACTGTGTCGTGTTCTCCACCCTCAGCGGAGAACTGGCCGTGACAAGAAAAGGCGAGCTTTTTGAGATGGATTTTCCAGCCTACGAATTAAAACCGGTATCTGTCACTCCTGAGATCACCGATGCAATTCAAGCCGTACCTAAAGAAGTCTGGATGGGCCGCGACCTTCTGTGTATCCTCGATGGGGAAGACGCCGTCAAGTCTCTGGTCCCAGACCTAGATAAAATAAAAAAACTGGACGGTCTGCTGCTGCATGTAACCGCCCAGGGCACAGATACTGACTGTGTCTCTCGGACCTTCGCCCCCAAATGCGGCGTTTCTGAAGACCCTGTTTGCGGCTCCGGTCACTGCCACATCATTCCCTATTGGACAAAAACCCTACAAAAAAACACCCTTACCTCCTATCAGGCGTCTCGGCGCGGCGGCACGCTCTACTGCCGGATGGAAGGAGACAGAGTGATTCTCAGCGGAAAAGCCGCCCTCTACTCCGTCGCAGAGCTTTTTATCCATTGA
- a CDS encoding TraX family protein encodes MERAVSVQREVGLSGTALKMVALVTMLLDHIHYFFGYTGLVPEWFSMAGRISGPLFLFCVVEGFTHTRSRKKYFLRIYGIAVGMGLILYLMKAFGLFVRADGFYPANAVMAEFVILMVMWQGMDWIGEKKLLRGICALFLPFVWYFGVVGIFCQLFTPAVPVVAFLSHTVVPTLNMSPDVSIVYLVLGLILYGLRRRRGWQVLAFMAVDFSWFFGVVMRVLSSQPDFSISQMFTTYYEWYGIFAGILMLCYNGQRGAGCKRLFYAFYPAHIYVLYGLSCLAMGFVL; translated from the coding sequence ATGGAAAGAGCAGTTTCTGTTCAAAGAGAGGTGGGGCTGTCGGGGACAGCGCTGAAAATGGTTGCGCTGGTGACGATGTTGCTGGACCACATTCACTACTTTTTTGGGTATACAGGCCTGGTGCCGGAGTGGTTCAGCATGGCAGGAAGAATCAGCGGACCGCTGTTTTTATTCTGCGTGGTGGAGGGATTTACCCATACCAGAAGCAGAAAGAAATATTTTCTCAGAATTTATGGCATTGCGGTGGGAATGGGCCTGATTTTATATCTGATGAAGGCGTTTGGTCTTTTTGTGAGAGCAGATGGTTTTTATCCTGCGAACGCGGTGATGGCGGAGTTTGTAATTTTAATGGTTATGTGGCAGGGAATGGACTGGATTGGGGAGAAAAAGCTTCTGAGAGGAATTTGTGCGCTGTTTTTACCGTTTGTGTGGTATTTCGGCGTGGTGGGAATCTTCTGTCAGCTTTTTACGCCAGCGGTTCCGGTGGTGGCTTTTTTGAGTCACACGGTGGTTCCGACACTTAATATGTCGCCAGATGTATCCATTGTCTATCTGGTTTTGGGTCTGATTCTGTATGGACTTCGAAGACGCAGAGGCTGGCAGGTACTGGCTTTTATGGCAGTGGATTTCTCGTGGTTTTTTGGGGTTGTGATGCGAGTTTTGTCTTCACAGCCAGATTTTTCCATAAGCCAGATGTTTACTACCTATTATGAGTGGTATGGAATTTTTGCGGGGATATTGATGCTGTGCTATAATGGGCAAAGAGGCGCAGGCTGCAAACGACTTTTCTATGCCTTTTATCCTGCGCATATCTATGTTCTATATGGGTTGTCCTGTCTAGCGATGGGATTCGTATTATAA
- a CDS encoding response regulator transcription factor, which produces MANILAVDDDEDLCTLLKRALERDGHQVTVLKSGGEIREQHLRWADCIVLDVMMPGEDGFETCRRIRGLADCPIVFLTAKTEEADILTGLGIGGDDYLTKPFRLGELRARIAAHLRREQRIPQNRVRRAGLDFDLGERAVYRQGNLVRLTKGEYGICEYLALHAGQTFSKEQIYEAVFGWEGTSDESAVTEHVKNIRAKLKKEGVSPIETVWGIGYRWLREEQIESGS; this is translated from the coding sequence ATGGCAAATATTTTAGCGGTAGATGATGATGAAGATCTCTGTACATTACTGAAAAGAGCTCTGGAAAGGGATGGTCACCAGGTCACGGTGTTAAAAAGCGGTGGTGAAATCCGGGAACAGCATTTGCGGTGGGCAGACTGTATTGTCCTGGATGTGATGATGCCCGGAGAGGATGGTTTTGAGACTTGCAGGAGGATCCGGGGGCTGGCGGACTGTCCGATCGTATTTCTGACTGCAAAGACGGAGGAAGCGGATATTTTGACTGGGCTGGGAATCGGCGGAGACGACTATTTGACAAAACCGTTTCGATTGGGAGAACTGCGTGCTCGGATTGCTGCCCATCTGCGCAGGGAACAGCGTATCCCTCAAAACCGGGTACGGCGAGCGGGACTGGACTTTGACCTGGGAGAGCGGGCCGTATACCGTCAGGGAAACCTGGTCAGATTGACGAAAGGGGAATACGGCATTTGTGAGTATCTGGCTCTCCATGCAGGTCAGACTTTTTCCAAAGAACAGATTTATGAGGCGGTGTTTGGCTGGGAAGGGACGTCGGATGAGTCGGCAGTCACGGAACATGTCAAAAATATACGGGCGAAATTAAAGAAGGAAGGAGTCTCCCCGATAGAGACTGTCTGGGGAATTGGCTATCGATGGTTAAGAGAAGAGCAGATAGAAAGTGGAAGCTGA
- a CDS encoding sensor histidine kinase → MVKRRADRKWKLSSLFWRYLVTTGVMVAVCTVLWWMAVVACISVGFVYQASVGARNLQKTQERLLRQEEFQGEEIPFYYDWCLVSEDGTVLQAKMSEKVLKQAKNVEGDDGMRVFPYSKFFHAVSLKDGSRCVLAYDYSMPYVNPMLQRYLPDFQVTATLLLFVCWGVIAVTRTRKYTKILQNDTRAVRAAADLVASQRLDEPILPEGKIRELNDALETIEKLRVELAASLSRQWAMEEQRNQELASLSHDLKTPLTVIRGNAELLEEEELASWQEASVEAILRGTLHLEEYVQELRSVAAGSGESSEEFRKLPLKKFIERCREDGEALCAAKKISLKVCMGEEVARQSEEGFSFRGQEMQLLRAIRNLIDNAVRFSKEGQEIVLEVQEKDGRLIFTVQDSGPGFCQEALAKAGKIFYTSEKHRASEGHLGLGLYFCCKVAARHGGGLKIENGEKGGRATLVIVYGFLGDLG, encoded by the coding sequence ATGGTTAAGAGAAGAGCAGATAGAAAGTGGAAGCTGAGCAGCCTGTTTTGGAGATATCTCGTCACGACGGGCGTGATGGTGGCAGTATGCACAGTGCTCTGGTGGATGGCTGTGGTAGCCTGTATTAGTGTAGGATTTGTCTATCAGGCCAGCGTGGGGGCCAGAAATCTGCAAAAGACACAGGAGCGGCTTCTTAGACAGGAAGAATTTCAAGGAGAAGAGATTCCCTTTTACTATGACTGGTGCCTAGTCAGTGAGGATGGTACGGTGCTGCAAGCCAAGATGTCAGAGAAAGTGCTGAAGCAGGCGAAGAATGTGGAAGGTGACGATGGAATGCGTGTTTTTCCGTATTCTAAGTTCTTTCATGCAGTGTCATTGAAGGATGGAAGTCGGTGCGTGTTGGCTTATGATTATTCGATGCCTTATGTAAACCCTATGCTGCAGAGATACCTTCCGGATTTTCAGGTGACGGCTACTCTTTTGCTGTTTGTGTGCTGGGGTGTCATAGCTGTGACTAGAACCAGAAAATATACGAAGATTCTGCAAAATGACACGAGAGCAGTGAGAGCCGCCGCGGATTTGGTGGCCAGTCAAAGACTGGATGAGCCGATTTTGCCGGAGGGAAAGATTCGAGAACTAAATGATGCGTTGGAGACCATCGAGAAGCTCCGGGTGGAGCTGGCGGCCTCTCTTTCCCGGCAGTGGGCAATGGAAGAGCAGAGGAACCAGGAGCTGGCTTCTCTCTCTCACGATCTGAAGACGCCGCTGACAGTGATACGTGGGAACGCGGAGTTGCTGGAAGAGGAAGAGCTGGCGTCCTGGCAGGAAGCCAGTGTGGAGGCGATTCTGAGGGGAACGCTGCATTTAGAGGAATATGTACAGGAGCTGCGCAGTGTGGCGGCCGGCTCGGGGGAATCCAGCGAGGAGTTTCGCAAGCTGCCTTTGAAAAAATTTATAGAACGGTGTAGGGAAGACGGAGAAGCTCTGTGTGCTGCCAAGAAGATTTCTCTGAAGGTCTGTATGGGTGAAGAGGTGGCAAGACAGTCGGAGGAAGGCTTCTCATTTCGGGGCCAGGAGATGCAGCTTTTGCGGGCGATCAGAAATCTCATTGACAATGCAGTGAGATTCTCGAAAGAGGGACAGGAGATTGTGCTGGAAGTCCAGGAAAAGGATGGCCGCCTGATATTCACAGTACAGGATTCAGGCCCTGGTTTTTGTCAGGAGGCATTGGCCAAAGCCGGAAAAATTTTCTATACGTCCGAAAAGCACAGAGCCTCAGAGGGTCATTTGGGGCTTGGCCTGTACTTCTGCTGCAAGGTTGCGGCCCGGCATGGAGGGGGCTTAAAAATTGAAAATGGAGAGAAGGGAGGCAGGGCAACACTAGTGATTGTCTATGGTTTTTTAGGAGATTTGGGTTGA
- a CDS encoding aldo/keto reductase: MERYLGEQIPKLGFGLMRLPMAGEEVDIEETKQMVDAFMEKGFCYFDTAYGYLNGKSEEAVKTALVDRYPRDQFLLATKLPAWAGAKTKEEAQRMFDISLERTGAGYFDFYLLHNLGEKRTHFFDDYDIWNFLARKKEEGLIRHLGFSFHDKAKLLDELLTKHPEMEFVQLQINYADWEEPTIESRKCYEVARKHGKPVIIMEPVKGGNLAAPPQSVRELFEKVNPGASPSSWAIRYAASLEGIITVLSGMSNMQQMMDNLSYMEDFHPLNQEEKQTIVRARGILDSIPTVPCTACAYCMKGCPQNIAIYGTFQSVNIYNLYDNLEAARGKYAWHTEGQGFKKHQSV; this comes from the coding sequence ATGGAGAGATACCTAGGAGAACAGATTCCAAAGTTGGGATTTGGTTTGATGCGTCTTCCCATGGCGGGGGAAGAAGTAGACATCGAGGAGACGAAGCAGATGGTGGATGCCTTTATGGAAAAGGGCTTTTGCTATTTTGATACAGCCTATGGCTATCTGAACGGAAAGTCAGAGGAAGCCGTGAAGACTGCACTGGTGGACCGCTATCCGAGAGATCAGTTTTTGCTGGCCACGAAACTGCCAGCCTGGGCAGGAGCAAAGACGAAGGAGGAAGCGCAGCGGATGTTCGACATTTCATTGGAACGCACGGGCGCGGGCTATTTTGACTTTTATCTTTTGCACAACCTGGGAGAGAAGAGGACCCATTTTTTTGACGACTATGATATCTGGAACTTTCTTGCCCGCAAGAAAGAAGAGGGACTGATTCGGCATTTGGGTTTCTCCTTCCACGACAAAGCAAAGCTTCTGGATGAGCTTTTGACGAAACACCCGGAGATGGAATTCGTGCAGCTACAGATTAACTACGCAGATTGGGAAGAACCCACGATAGAGTCTAGAAAATGTTATGAGGTGGCCCGTAAGCATGGGAAACCTGTGATTATTATGGAGCCGGTCAAAGGAGGAAATTTAGCTGCTCCGCCTCAGTCGGTGAGGGAGCTTTTTGAGAAGGTAAATCCCGGAGCGTCTCCATCCTCCTGGGCGATTCGATATGCAGCGTCTTTGGAGGGCATTATTACAGTTCTGTCCGGGATGTCCAATATGCAGCAGATGATGGATAACCTCTCGTATATGGAGGACTTTCATCCGCTAAATCAAGAGGAAAAGCAGACCATTGTCAGAGCGCGGGGGATTTTGGATTCTATTCCTACAGTGCCATGCACTGCCTGTGCATATTGCATGAAAGGCTGCCCACAGAATATCGCAATCTATGGAACGTTTCAGTCTGTGAATATCTATAACCTCTATGACAATCTGGAAGCAGCCAGGGGAAAATATGCTTGGCATACGGAAGGACAGGGGTTTAAAAAGCATCAGAGTGTATAG
- a CDS encoding 4Fe-4S binding protein, with protein MGCGQCEEVCPQHISIRKELERAAEVLER; from the coding sequence ATAGGATGTGGCCAGTGCGAGGAAGTCTGTCCGCAACATATTTCCATCCGGAAGGAACTGGAAAGAGCAGCGGAAGTTTTGGAAAGATAA
- the rbr gene encoding rubrerythrin, giving the protein MADLKGTKTEANLRTAFAGESEARNKYTYYASQAKKDGYVQISKIFEETAANEKEHAKLWFKLLNGGKVGPTLENLKDAAAGENYEWTDMYATFAKEAREEGFDDIAALFEGVAAIEKEHEERYRKLLANIEGGLVFSRDGDMIWQCSNCGHIVIGKQAPEVCPVCAHPQAYFHIKAENY; this is encoded by the coding sequence ATGGCAGATTTAAAAGGTACAAAAACAGAAGCGAATCTGAGAACTGCGTTCGCAGGGGAGTCGGAGGCCAGAAATAAATATACTTATTATGCGTCTCAGGCGAAAAAAGATGGATATGTTCAGATCTCTAAGATTTTTGAGGAGACTGCAGCCAATGAAAAGGAACACGCAAAACTTTGGTTTAAGCTTTTAAACGGAGGAAAAGTCGGTCCGACATTGGAGAACTTAAAGGATGCCGCCGCAGGAGAGAACTATGAGTGGACGGATATGTATGCGACCTTCGCGAAAGAGGCCAGAGAAGAAGGATTTGATGACATTGCAGCGCTGTTTGAAGGAGTGGCTGCAATTGAAAAGGAGCACGAGGAGAGATACCGTAAGCTTTTGGCGAACATTGAGGGCGGCTTGGTATTTTCCAGAGACGGGGATATGATCTGGCAGTGTTCGAACTGTGGACATATTGTGATTGGCAAGCAGGCACCGGAAGTCTGCCCGGTCTGTGCTCATCCGCAGGCATATTTCCATATCAAAGCAGAGAATTATTAA
- a CDS encoding zinc ribbon domain-containing protein — protein MEKNVSWTGFWRALKEEIKEMFLPAGHKISKMGKGVSKRTRTFKNSFTTRMQINNKEQEIEKYFLELGHRFYEDHVDNPPLEYRDCMEAIYVLNQEICGAKEHLKLLQGIRLCPDCQGESPIDAAFCAYCGHPFPPLEEDTPSLPDERLCPRCGEKLADNAIFCIKCGLRLDEIPPEMTDHQKEPVPPWADPAISPEEPTPTQTDSDIPAEEPAPTQTDSTNLPGEPAQTQTDSDIPAEEPASVHLEKPNSTK, from the coding sequence ATGGAAAAAAACGTATCATGGACTGGATTTTGGAGAGCATTAAAGGAGGAAATCAAAGAAATGTTTTTGCCAGCAGGACATAAAATATCAAAAATGGGAAAAGGCGTTTCAAAGCGTACCCGAACTTTTAAAAATTCTTTTACCACAAGAATGCAGATCAATAATAAGGAACAGGAGATAGAGAAATACTTTCTGGAACTTGGACACCGTTTCTACGAAGACCATGTGGACAATCCACCTCTAGAATACCGTGACTGCATGGAGGCAATCTATGTTCTGAATCAAGAAATCTGTGGCGCCAAGGAACACTTAAAGCTCCTTCAAGGTATCCGTCTGTGTCCAGACTGCCAAGGAGAAAGTCCCATCGACGCAGCTTTCTGTGCCTACTGTGGGCATCCGTTTCCACCTCTCGAGGAGGATACCCCTTCTCTTCCTGATGAGCGTCTTTGTCCCAGATGCGGTGAAAAGCTGGCCGATAACGCAATTTTCTGTATTAAATGCGGACTCAGATTAGACGAAATACCGCCAGAAATGACGGACCATCAGAAGGAACCCGTACCCCCGTGGGCAGACCCTGCCATTTCGCCTGAAGAACCCACGCCGACGCAGACAGACTCGGACATTCCAGCAGAAGAACCTGCTCCGACACAGACAGACTCAACTAACCTGCCTGGAGAACCCGCTCAAACGCAGACAGACTCGGACATTCCAGCAGAAGAACCTGCTTCGGTTCATCTGGAAAAGCCGAACTCAACAAAATAG
- a CDS encoding ABC transporter ATP-binding protein: MGTNIIELKNIKKCYDDMVVVEDFNLEVQKGEFVTFLGPSGCGKTTTLRMIAGFEFPTEGEILLNGEDISYLPPNRRPINTVFQRYALFPHLNVYDNVAFGLNLKRLPKSQINEKVRQVLEVVDLEGFEKRRISTLSGGQQQRIAIARAIVNEPDILLLDEPLGALDLKMRKEMQLELKSMHESLGITFIYVTHDQEEALTMSDKVVVMSNGMIQQVGTPEEIYNEPKNAFVADFIGESNIFEGKMTGSMTVRFCGCDFPCVDNVPKDTRVDVVVRPEDVLVTKPGEGQISGIVDSAIFKGMYYEITALSGDNEVVIQSTKNAQTGSQIGMRIEPDGIHVMSAGTLINVFEGNITKEGKVAFAGGEYDCDLTQLYGGAYLKEGSILVIADGEELDLSGHEVIVEVPVKAVSMSDDPDEGGACGNIVSFIYKGNHYNYTVRTSTEDDFVLDEDDLWNENDYVSLVIPRDEIRLKFK; encoded by the coding sequence GTGGGTACGAATATTATTGAGTTAAAAAACATTAAAAAATGTTATGACGATATGGTAGTTGTGGAAGATTTTAATCTAGAAGTGCAAAAGGGAGAGTTTGTCACGTTTCTGGGACCCTCAGGCTGTGGAAAGACTACCACTTTGCGTATGATTGCGGGATTTGAGTTCCCTACAGAGGGGGAGATTCTGCTCAATGGGGAGGATATTAGCTATTTGCCGCCGAATCGGCGTCCTATAAATACCGTCTTCCAGAGATATGCGTTGTTTCCGCATTTAAACGTGTATGACAACGTGGCTTTTGGGCTGAACCTGAAACGCCTTCCCAAAAGTCAGATTAATGAGAAAGTCAGACAGGTGCTAGAGGTGGTAGACTTGGAAGGGTTTGAGAAAAGAAGGATATCTACGCTCTCCGGCGGACAGCAGCAGAGAATAGCCATTGCTCGTGCGATTGTGAATGAACCGGATATTCTTCTTTTGGATGAGCCTTTAGGAGCCTTAGACCTGAAGATGAGAAAAGAGATGCAGCTGGAATTGAAATCTATGCACGAGAGTTTAGGCATCACATTTATCTACGTGACCCACGATCAGGAAGAAGCGTTAACGATGTCAGATAAGGTTGTGGTCATGTCTAATGGAATGATTCAGCAGGTAGGCACGCCGGAGGAAATCTATAATGAACCAAAGAATGCGTTTGTGGCGGATTTTATTGGCGAGAGTAATATCTTTGAGGGAAAGATGACTGGGTCCATGACGGTGCGGTTTTGCGGCTGCGATTTTCCATGCGTGGACAACGTGCCAAAGGATACCCGGGTGGATGTGGTAGTGAGGCCGGAAGATGTATTGGTTACAAAGCCGGGCGAGGGGCAGATCAGTGGTATCGTGGATTCTGCAATTTTCAAGGGAATGTACTATGAAATTACTGCTCTTTCAGGGGACAATGAGGTGGTGATTCAAAGCACGAAAAATGCTCAGACAGGCAGTCAGATCGGAATGCGCATTGAGCCGGATGGAATTCACGTGATGTCAGCGGGAACTTTGATTAACGTATTTGAAGGAAACATCACAAAAGAGGGTAAAGTGGCCTTTGCAGGCGGAGAATATGACTGTGATTTGACTCAGCTGTATGGGGGTGCTTATCTGAAAGAAGGAAGTATTCTGGTAATTGCAGATGGTGAAGAATTGGATTTATCTGGTCACGAAGTGATTGTTGAAGTGCCGGTGAAGGCAGTCTCTATGAGTGACGACCCGGATGAGGGGGGTGCTTGTGGAAATATTGTTTCCTTCATATATAAAGGAAACCACTATAACTATACAGTGCGTACTAGCACAGAAGACGACTTTGTGTTGGATGAGGATGACCTCTGGAATGAGAACGACTATGTCAGTCTGGTCATACCGAGAGATGAGATTAGACTGAAATTTAAATAA